A region from the Wansuia hejianensis genome encodes:
- a CDS encoding GntR family transcriptional regulator: MTSMDFSSSPSLKQLVYDNLKERIINGELKPGTRLREEDLSTEMNISRAPIREALNMLERDGFTMIVPRKGAIVAEVMKEDIKYIWEMRALLEPYAAKESVKSIPPEKIAEAKNKLFIVLEHPEDMAQYVNSDLEVHEMLVDYLENRFLKSTLQNMKAHSLRLRWAAEYDNEDTQAAIIEDATREHLEIIYALEKQDEDEVYEAVKKHVKNSAERLIGANYVNYNQ, from the coding sequence ATGACATCAATGGATTTTAGCTCGAGCCCGTCTTTAAAACAGTTAGTTTACGATAATTTGAAGGAGAGAATTATTAATGGCGAGCTAAAGCCGGGAACGCGTCTGCGGGAAGAAGATCTGTCAACCGAAATGAATATCAGCCGTGCGCCGATCCGTGAAGCGCTGAACATGCTGGAACGGGATGGATTTACCATGATCGTTCCGAGAAAAGGTGCGATCGTGGCAGAGGTAATGAAGGAGGATATCAAGTATATATGGGAGATGCGCGCGCTTCTCGAACCCTACGCGGCAAAAGAGTCAGTGAAAAGTATACCCCCGGAAAAGATTGCAGAGGCAAAGAATAAGCTTTTCATAGTGTTGGAGCATCCCGAAGATATGGCGCAGTATGTGAACTCCGATCTGGAGGTTCACGAAATGCTGGTGGATTATCTGGAGAACCGGTTCTTAAAAAGTACGTTGCAGAATATGAAAGCCCATTCTCTGCGGCTGCGCTGGGCGGCCGAGTATGACAATGAGGATACGCAGGCTGCGATCATAGAGGATGCTACCAGGGAACATCTGGAGATCATTTATGCATTGGAGAAGCAGGATGAGGATGAAGTCTATGAAGCTGTGAAAAAGCATGTGAAGAACAGCGCCGAACGCCTCATCGGAGCAAATTATGTGAATTATAATCAGTGA
- a CDS encoding deoxyguanosinetriphosphate triphosphohydrolase yields MNIRESFEEKEFQELSPYAAHSRNSKGRVVYEPECDIRTVYQRDRDRILHSKAFRRLKDKTQVFLSPQGDHYRTRLTHTLEVSQTARTIAKALNLNEDLVEAIALGHDLGHTPFGHAGEAALNAVCPEGFAHYRQSIRVVELLERDGRGLNLTWEVKDGILNHRTAGHPNTLEGQVVRLCDKISYIHHDMDDAQRAGIISEDDIPITIRVVLGGTCRERLNTLIHDIVQNSWDKDEISQSEDVREAMVTLRQLMFDNVYKNDVAKHEEIKAKRMLTELYEYYSTNPEKLSREYLELIERGERKERVVCDYISGMTDQYSIHKFKEIYVPKAWAVY; encoded by the coding sequence ATGAACATTCGGGAGAGTTTTGAAGAAAAAGAGTTTCAGGAATTAAGTCCATACGCAGCTCATAGCAGGAATTCCAAAGGGCGCGTGGTATACGAGCCGGAATGTGATATCCGGACAGTCTATCAGAGAGACCGGGACCGGATTCTTCATTCTAAAGCTTTTCGAAGGCTGAAGGATAAGACACAGGTGTTTTTGTCGCCTCAGGGAGATCATTACAGGACGAGGCTGACCCATACGCTGGAAGTTTCCCAGACGGCCAGGACTATTGCCAAGGCGCTGAATCTGAATGAGGACCTTGTGGAGGCTATCGCTCTGGGGCATGATCTGGGGCATACCCCCTTTGGACATGCTGGTGAGGCGGCGCTGAATGCTGTCTGTCCGGAGGGTTTTGCGCATTACAGGCAGAGCATCCGGGTCGTGGAGCTTCTGGAACGGGACGGGCGGGGCCTGAACCTGACCTGGGAGGTCAAGGACGGGATTCTCAATCACCGCACGGCGGGCCATCCGAACACGCTGGAAGGACAGGTTGTGAGGCTTTGTGACAAAATTTCCTATATTCATCACGATATGGATGACGCACAGAGGGCCGGGATCATCAGTGAGGATGACATTCCGATCACGATCCGCGTCGTTCTGGGCGGAACCTGCAGGGAGCGGCTGAATACGCTGATCCATGATATCGTGCAGAATAGCTGGGACAAGGATGAGATCTCCCAGTCTGAGGATGTCAGAGAGGCCATGGTCACACTGCGGCAGCTGATGTTCGACAATGTATATAAAAATGACGTGGCAAAGCACGAGGAAATCAAAGCAAAGAGGATGCTGACCGAGCTGTACGAATATTACAGCACCAACCCGGAGAAATTATCCAGGGAGTATCTGGAGCTGATCGAACGGGGCGAGAGGAAGGAACGGGTAGTCTGTGATTACATTTCCGGAATGACAGATCAGTATTCTATACATAAATTTAAAGAGATCTATGTTCCAAAGGCATGGGCAGTTTATTGA
- a CDS encoding ABC transporter substrate-binding protein produces MTKMRKIGCLVLALAMGMSLAGCGGSDSGTIRIGAVGPLTGDSSNGGTDELEGKQLAVEDFNAAGGIDGKKVELFSEDDASSASQSASAVTKLINQDKVVAIIGAHNSACTLADLEVINKYEIPMITPGSSAETVLTSGCKWISRSFPGDGLQCSALINYITTTGTPKKIGVIYSNDDFGQGGLKSLTAAAEAKGLEVASESFANEDKDMTTQLSKLKSENIDCLFIWCQYTPGALIMKQARALDWDVQFYSGTGTIHEDTFSLSDGSYVGCINSVPFTSTSTDPKVQDFVKRYEEKFGEAPSQNSARAYDATMILLNAIKAAGTTDAAKVQEAIRNTKDYDGMQGNISIDPETGEYIGDVMIVQAVEGNTWEYLDSASTN; encoded by the coding sequence ATGACGAAAATGAGGAAGATAGGTTGTTTGGTTTTAGCACTTGCGATGGGAATGTCTTTGGCCGGATGTGGCGGCAGTGACAGCGGGACAATCCGGATCGGTGCCGTAGGCCCGCTGACCGGTGACAGCTCCAATGGCGGAACAGACGAACTGGAAGGCAAACAGCTTGCGGTGGAAGATTTTAACGCAGCAGGTGGAATTGACGGTAAGAAAGTGGAGCTTTTCTCAGAGGATGACGCTTCATCCGCTTCTCAGTCCGCGTCAGCGGTTACAAAGCTGATTAACCAGGATAAGGTCGTAGCTATTATCGGCGCCCATAACAGTGCCTGTACGCTGGCTGACTTAGAAGTAATCAATAAATATGAGATTCCGATGATCACGCCTGGCTCTTCAGCAGAAACAGTTCTGACCTCCGGATGCAAGTGGATTTCCCGGTCCTTCCCTGGGGACGGTCTGCAGTGCTCCGCTCTGATCAATTACATTACGACGACGGGAACACCTAAGAAAATCGGCGTTATTTATTCCAATGATGATTTCGGCCAGGGCGGCCTGAAATCTCTGACAGCGGCCGCAGAAGCCAAAGGTCTGGAAGTAGCCTCCGAATCCTTTGCCAATGAGGATAAGGATATGACGACCCAGCTGAGCAAGTTGAAGAGTGAAAACATCGACTGTCTGTTTATCTGGTGCCAGTATACCCCCGGCGCGCTGATCATGAAGCAGGCGAGAGCTTTAGACTGGGATGTCCAGTTCTACAGCGGGACCGGTACCATCCATGAAGATACCTTCTCTCTGTCAGACGGTTCCTATGTGGGTTGCATTAATTCTGTACCGTTTACTTCAACGAGCACGGATCCAAAGGTACAGGATTTTGTAAAACGTTATGAAGAGAAATTCGGAGAGGCTCCTTCCCAGAACTCAGCGCGTGCGTACGACGCCACAATGATTCTTCTGAACGCGATAAAGGCTGCCGGTACTACAGATGCAGCCAAGGTTCAGGAAGCGATCAGGAATACGAAGGACTACGACGGAATGCAGGGGAATATCTCTATTGATCCTGAGACCGGCGAGTACATCGGCGATGTTATGATCGTGCAGGCAGTAGAGGGAAATACCTGGGAATACCTGGATTCTGCATCTACCAACTGA
- a CDS encoding branched-chain amino acid ABC transporter permease, producing MNGIKKHKKLIALVVVLAIMIYLSFNSYFVFVGINALINAIAVMGIVIISGYAKQLHLGQSAFLGIGAYTSAILMTKCGISFWVTIPVAMVIAGVFGWILSIPTLKLKGGSYLALVTQTFGEIIYVLLLNMEWLTNGPFGITGIKAPSVGPVNFVHLQPYFFLCLAFVCIVYFALKRIVKVKFGRFFISIRESEEAAQSIGINTRKYKMIAFVIATAVAGLAGVLYGPFIGYLSPEQFRWQPSLILVSMAIVGGLGSLEGGIVGAVILTFLPELLRSTDQLRMILYGVIVILTLAFLPDGVISLFGKKPREIKAMLSAQWGILSDKALRRKKKKAKALK from the coding sequence ATGAACGGAATCAAAAAACATAAAAAATTAATTGCTTTGGTTGTAGTGCTGGCCATTATGATCTACCTGTCTTTTAACAGCTATTTCGTGTTTGTGGGAATTAATGCACTGATTAACGCCATTGCAGTTATGGGTATTGTCATTATCTCCGGTTATGCGAAGCAGCTCCATCTGGGTCAGTCGGCATTCTTGGGAATCGGCGCTTATACATCTGCGATTCTCATGACGAAGTGCGGCATTTCTTTCTGGGTCACAATACCTGTGGCCATGGTAATCGCCGGCGTGTTCGGCTGGATTTTATCTATTCCGACGCTGAAGCTGAAGGGCGGTTCTTATCTGGCGCTGGTGACACAGACCTTCGGAGAGATTATATACGTTTTGCTGCTGAATATGGAGTGGCTGACCAATGGCCCCTTTGGAATTACAGGCATCAAGGCTCCTTCAGTCGGCCCCGTTAATTTTGTACATCTGCAGCCATATTTCTTCTTGTGCCTGGCCTTCGTATGTATCGTGTATTTCGCTTTAAAACGAATCGTGAAGGTGAAGTTCGGAAGATTCTTCATTTCCATCCGGGAATCGGAGGAGGCGGCTCAGTCGATCGGTATCAATACCAGGAAGTATAAGATGATCGCTTTTGTTATTGCGACAGCAGTTGCAGGACTGGCCGGCGTTTTATATGGACCGTTTATCGGCTACCTCAGCCCCGAGCAGTTCCGCTGGCAGCCGTCACTGATCCTGGTGTCCATGGCTATCGTAGGAGGGCTTGGAAGCCTGGAAGGTGGAATTGTCGGCGCAGTGATCCTGACGTTCCTTCCGGAGCTTCTGCGGTCTACCGATCAGCTGCGAATGATTCTCTATGGTGTAATCGTAATACTGACACTTGCATTCCTTCCGGACGGCGTCATTTCTCTCTTTGGCAAAAAGCCCAGAGAGATAAAGGCGATGCTGTCAGCCCAATGGGGGATATTGTCTGATAAGGCTCTGAGAAGAAAAAAGAAAAAGGCAAAGGCATTGAAGTAA
- a CDS encoding ABC transporter ATP-binding protein, protein MLSIEHLSCHYGVIQALNDVTINIEKKGIYAIIGANGAGKSSLINVLSGLVPASSGKVVFEGKEITDLQPHEIIKTGISVCPEGRKIFKSVSVYENLLAGAYTLKDKGEIQKNVEMVYEFFPRLSERRKQLAGTLSGGEQQMLAIGRALMSNPRLLLLDEPSMGLAPNLIDFVFDTVVKIYEETELPSIIVEQNSEMALSIADYAYVLEVGHLTMEGTGEELLASDEVQKKYLGA, encoded by the coding sequence ATGTTAAGCATTGAACATTTAAGCTGTCATTACGGAGTCATCCAGGCACTGAACGATGTGACGATTAACATCGAGAAGAAAGGCATTTACGCGATTATCGGGGCGAACGGAGCCGGGAAATCATCTCTGATCAATGTGCTGTCCGGCCTGGTTCCGGCTTCATCAGGCAAGGTGGTGTTTGAGGGGAAGGAGATCACTGATCTGCAGCCCCATGAGATTATCAAGACGGGTATCTCAGTCTGTCCGGAAGGGCGGAAGATATTCAAGAGTGTTTCCGTCTATGAGAACCTGCTGGCAGGAGCCTATACCCTGAAGGATAAGGGGGAGATCCAGAAAAATGTGGAGATGGTCTATGAATTTTTCCCCAGGCTCTCAGAGAGGCGTAAACAGCTTGCCGGCACGCTGTCAGGAGGCGAGCAGCAGATGCTGGCTATTGGCCGGGCGCTGATGTCAAATCCGCGGCTGCTGTTGCTGGATGAACCGTCTATGGGTCTGGCGCCGAATCTGATCGATTTCGTATTCGATACAGTCGTTAAAATTTATGAAGAGACAGAACTTCCGTCCATCATCGTGGAGCAGAATTCGGAAATGGCTCTCAGCATTGCAGATTATGCGTATGTGCTGGAAGTAGGACATCTGACGATGGAAGGAACGGGCGAAGAACTTCTGGCCAGCGACGAGGTCCAGAAGAAATATCTGGGAGCCTAG
- a CDS encoding carbon-nitrogen hydrolase family protein translates to MKMEDKKPMKEKVVVAAVQMDITLFDMAANLNYIENAVKRSKEEQNADLVVFPELCSIGYIRERNKAFGHDYVMGADKIPGEFTEALGEIARKYDVYIISGMTEAHPQIPATLYNSAVLIDPKGEVAGVHRKVHIPGYEKHYFIPANTTDVFHTEIGTIGIGICYDNQFAELTRTYALKGAEILVMLWNMPRFSNQPGILHRLTSTRAFENRFYAVSCNRIGENSGMEFFGHSAIADPLGELIATAEEEETILYATLERSMLLTERAQMPVFRDRRPDLYGELVKPL, encoded by the coding sequence ATGAAGATGGAGGATAAAAAGCCGATGAAAGAAAAAGTAGTTGTAGCAGCGGTCCAGATGGATATCACTCTGTTTGATATGGCAGCTAATTTGAATTATATAGAAAACGCCGTTAAGAGGTCAAAGGAAGAGCAAAATGCAGATCTGGTCGTGTTTCCGGAGCTTTGCAGCATTGGATACATACGGGAGAGGAATAAGGCCTTTGGTCACGATTATGTGATGGGGGCTGACAAGATTCCCGGCGAGTTCACGGAAGCGCTTGGAGAAATTGCCAGAAAGTACGATGTCTATATCATTTCAGGAATGACAGAAGCACATCCGCAGATTCCGGCCACTCTGTATAATTCAGCAGTGCTGATCGATCCAAAGGGAGAAGTGGCGGGAGTTCACAGGAAGGTACATATTCCCGGCTATGAGAAGCATTATTTTATCCCTGCCAACACTACGGATGTGTTTCATACGGAAATCGGCACAATCGGCATCGGAATCTGTTATGATAACCAGTTTGCCGAGCTGACCAGGACGTACGCGCTGAAAGGGGCTGAGATTCTGGTAATGCTCTGGAATATGCCGAGATTTTCAAATCAACCGGGAATCCTTCACAGGCTGACCTCTACGAGGGCGTTTGAAAACCGTTTTTATGCAGTTTCCTGTAATCGCATAGGCGAAAACAGCGGCATGGAATTTTTCGGGCACAGTGCGATTGCAGATCCTCTGGGCGAGCTGATCGCAACAGCGGAAGAAGAGGAGACGATCCTGTACGCCACACTGGAGCGGTCCATGCTATTGACGGAAAGGGCGCAGATGCCGGTGTTCCGCGACAGACGGCCTGATTTATACGGCGAGCTCGTAAAGCCGCTGTAA
- a CDS encoding aminopeptidase: MSEKARKGCEILLHTCGAVKKGERVLVITDHTSKAIGEAMYECAAAFTDATLVCMPDRSTHGEAPTDAVAAAMKESDVMFSATTFSLYNSTARIEACESGSRFVNMADYSMEMLEEGCLFTDWEEVRRIVDSLKTRITGKELSIMTPAGTDFHTSIVGRHADTGYGVSREKGEASSPPDAECAVGPADDSAEGILVIDGSIPLPGLGVLEHPITLKVEKGYITSIEGGAEAGLLRETLAGFRDERVYLAAEVGFGLNPAGKLSGRMLEDEGVLGTMHIGIGNNLSYGGTCDTPVHIDLIMKSPTCIVDGTCVMKDGKLQ, translated from the coding sequence ATGAGCGAAAAAGCGAGAAAAGGCTGTGAGATTCTGCTGCATACCTGTGGAGCGGTAAAAAAGGGAGAGCGGGTCCTGGTCATTACTGATCATACAAGCAAGGCTATCGGAGAAGCTATGTACGAATGTGCGGCTGCTTTTACCGATGCCACCCTGGTGTGTATGCCTGACCGTTCGACTCACGGCGAGGCCCCGACGGACGCCGTTGCGGCAGCGATGAAGGAATCAGATGTGATGTTTTCAGCCACAACATTTTCATTATATAACAGCACTGCCAGGATTGAAGCTTGCGAGAGCGGCTCCAGGTTCGTCAATATGGCGGATTATTCCATGGAGATGCTGGAGGAAGGGTGCCTGTTTACAGACTGGGAGGAAGTTCGCAGGATCGTGGATAGTCTGAAGACCAGGATCACGGGAAAAGAGCTTTCGATCATGACCCCGGCGGGGACAGATTTTCATACGTCTATTGTGGGACGCCATGCGGATACCGGCTATGGAGTTTCCAGAGAGAAGGGCGAGGCTTCTTCACCCCCGGATGCAGAATGCGCCGTGGGGCCTGCGGACGATTCGGCGGAGGGCATTCTGGTAATCGACGGAAGCATTCCCCTGCCGGGCCTGGGAGTCCTGGAGCACCCGATCACCTTAAAGGTGGAGAAAGGATATATCACCTCAATAGAGGGAGGTGCGGAAGCAGGTCTGCTTCGTGAAACGCTTGCAGGCTTCCGGGACGAGAGGGTGTATCTGGCCGCGGAGGTGGGATTTGGACTGAATCCGGCCGGAAAGCTCAGCGGACGGATGCTGGAGGATGAAGGTGTTCTTGGAACCATGCACATAGGCATTGGCAACAACCTGTCTTATGGCGGAACCTGTGATACGCCGGTACATATAGACCTGATTATGAAAAGCCCCACCTGCATTGTAGATGGAACCTGTGTGATGAAGGATGGGAAACTTCAGTAA
- a CDS encoding ABC transporter ATP-binding protein, translating into MLAVNNVSMHFGGLVALNEVSMTVKDGEIRGLIGPNGSGKTTMINVITGFYSPTKGTVEMDGQVISGKTPNAVAKAGLCRTFQNINLFSEMTALENVVTAASTHQTANLASAVFKTKALKDQEKQCYDRARELLDFVGLAGKEEIKATNLPYGQQRLLEIARALATDPKLLLLDEPVAGMNEQESDEAANLVHKLRENGKTILLIEHHMKFVMSLCDTLTVLNYGKVIAEGTPSEIQNNEDVISIYLGKKRGK; encoded by the coding sequence ATGTTAGCTGTGAACAATGTATCCATGCACTTTGGTGGCCTGGTGGCACTGAACGAGGTCAGTATGACAGTAAAGGATGGAGAAATCAGAGGCCTGATCGGTCCCAACGGTTCCGGTAAGACAACGATGATCAATGTCATCACCGGATTCTATTCACCTACGAAGGGAACGGTAGAGATGGACGGCCAGGTGATTTCTGGAAAGACGCCTAATGCAGTGGCAAAAGCGGGACTATGCCGGACCTTCCAGAATATTAATCTGTTCTCTGAGATGACGGCGCTGGAAAACGTGGTGACTGCGGCCAGCACCCATCAGACTGCTAATCTCGCGTCTGCGGTATTTAAGACAAAGGCACTGAAGGATCAGGAAAAACAATGCTACGACAGGGCAAGAGAGCTGCTGGATTTTGTGGGGCTTGCCGGGAAAGAAGAGATTAAGGCTACGAACCTTCCCTACGGCCAGCAAAGGCTTCTGGAGATCGCACGGGCGCTTGCGACAGATCCGAAGCTGCTGCTGCTGGATGAACCTGTGGCAGGCATGAATGAACAGGAGAGCGACGAAGCGGCTAATCTGGTACATAAGCTCCGGGAGAATGGAAAGACCATCCTTTTAATTGAACACCATATGAAATTTGTAATGTCCCTTTGCGATACGCTGACAGTGCTGAATTACGGTAAGGTAATTGCAGAAGGCACACCTTCAGAGATCCAGAATAATGAAGACGTTATCAGCATCTATCTTGGCAAAAAAAGGGGGAAATAA
- a CDS encoding branched-chain amino acid ABC transporter permease, whose amino-acid sequence MGLLSLQIVNGITIGMIYGLAALGFTMVYKALGYLNFSHSNTITIGAFVIYTVVFSCNIPFLAAMPIVIVFMLFYGFVLEKLIFKRFRKASALTFMLVSISLSTVVSNICQLIFGPQPRALTNVFPNIKLSIAGVSIPFNNVCIFVIAVLFLVILQLFFSKTKFGLSLRLASEDPATASLMGIKVLNTRAATFAITAALGGIAGMLVSPLYSVTIELGSSLALKTFIAAVVGGLGNFVGAVAGGVLVGVTESLASTYISSAYKDLIVYVAGIVILAFFPYGIFRRVKTKH is encoded by the coding sequence ATGGGACTATTAAGTTTACAGATTGTGAATGGAATCACCATCGGCATGATTTATGGCTTGGCGGCCCTTGGATTTACAATGGTATATAAAGCTCTGGGATATTTGAACTTCTCACATTCCAACACGATTACCATAGGCGCTTTCGTCATTTATACCGTTGTGTTCAGCTGTAATATTCCATTCTTGGCGGCAATGCCCATTGTTATCGTATTTATGCTGTTCTACGGGTTTGTGTTGGAGAAACTGATCTTCAAACGGTTCAGAAAGGCTTCGGCGCTGACATTCATGCTGGTATCCATATCGCTGTCAACGGTGGTCAGCAATATCTGCCAGCTGATCTTCGGGCCTCAGCCGAGAGCTTTGACAAATGTATTCCCGAATATAAAGCTGTCGATTGCGGGCGTGTCCATTCCTTTTAATAATGTATGTATTTTTGTGATTGCAGTGCTGTTCCTGGTCATCTTGCAGCTCTTTTTCTCAAAGACCAAATTCGGCCTGTCGCTTCGCCTGGCGTCTGAGGATCCGGCTACAGCCAGCCTGATGGGTATTAAGGTGCTGAACACGAGGGCTGCGACCTTCGCGATCACCGCAGCGCTGGGAGGTATTGCAGGTATGCTGGTATCCCCGCTGTATTCAGTGACGATTGAGCTGGGCTCTTCCCTGGCCCTGAAAACCTTTATCGCCGCGGTAGTTGGCGGACTGGGCAACTTTGTCGGTGCGGTGGCGGGAGGCGTGCTGGTGGGAGTGACGGAATCACTGGCTTCTACCTACATTTCTTCTGCTTACAAGGACCTGATTGTATATGTTGCGGGTATTGTCATATTGGCGTTTTTCCCTTATGGTATTTTCCGCCGCGTAAAGACAAAACATTAA
- a CDS encoding recombinase family protein, producing the protein MHFFIYGRKSVYTGKGESIENQLEMCKQYIQNKFSDQSEQDITVYEDEGFSAKNTDRPQFQQMLRDMKRQKPDYLVCYRLDRISRNVSDFSALIEELNDRNISFVCIKEEFDTSKPMGKAMMYIASVFAQLERETIAERVRDNMLMLARTGRWLGGTTPLGYTSEKMQEVVIDGRMKTSWQLREQPEELRIVDLIFEKYLELHSISGVSKYLAGQGIRSRKGKSYSLEGIKQILQNPVYCAADQDAFDYFTACHSDVSFEAGECTGKYGLLSYNKRDYKKKHAPRQPVSQWIIAIGKHRGRIPGRKWAAVQNALKENMPAEGGPAPVKNDYSLLSGMIRCSQCGSRMFAKRRTGREANRRVYDYICGSKIQGGRKACSCQNISGRQADDAVCRFLREYASEDGGLCRMLERLKDRLQKQLQRQPQGNRPGSIAAQIDRCRAEMNQLMNSLAEGQLCSAFIRQVNGRIGELDQKLSRLLQERQRQEAVRLPDDREEASGILSGGHYALKDQIAVLSVRDKRQLLRLMAEKVLWDGERLHIYMR; encoded by the coding sequence ATGCATTTTTTTATCTACGGCCGTAAATCCGTCTATACGGGTAAGGGTGAAAGCATTGAAAACCAGCTTGAGATGTGTAAGCAGTACATACAGAATAAATTTTCAGATCAGAGCGAACAGGACATAACCGTCTATGAGGATGAGGGCTTTTCCGCAAAGAATACTGACAGGCCGCAGTTTCAGCAGATGCTGCGGGACATGAAACGGCAGAAGCCGGATTATTTGGTCTGTTACCGGCTGGACCGGATCAGCCGGAATGTCAGTGATTTTTCAGCGCTGATTGAAGAGCTGAATGACCGGAATATTTCATTTGTCTGTATCAAAGAAGAATTCGACACGTCGAAACCCATGGGAAAAGCAATGATGTACATTGCTTCTGTCTTTGCACAGCTGGAGCGGGAGACCATTGCAGAGCGTGTGCGGGATAATATGCTGATGTTGGCCAGGACCGGAAGGTGGCTGGGAGGAACCACCCCATTAGGATATACCTCTGAAAAAATGCAGGAAGTCGTTATCGACGGCCGGATGAAGACCTCCTGGCAGCTGAGAGAGCAGCCGGAGGAGCTCCGTATTGTAGATCTGATTTTTGAGAAATACCTGGAATTGCACAGCATTTCCGGGGTCAGCAAATATCTGGCAGGCCAGGGCATCAGATCCAGGAAGGGGAAAAGCTATTCTTTGGAGGGAATCAAACAAATCCTTCAGAATCCTGTCTACTGCGCGGCTGATCAGGATGCGTTTGATTACTTTACAGCCTGTCATTCCGACGTATCATTTGAGGCTGGGGAATGCACGGGCAAATATGGGCTTCTTTCCTATAATAAGAGGGATTATAAAAAGAAGCATGCGCCCCGCCAGCCGGTGAGCCAGTGGATTATCGCCATAGGAAAGCACAGAGGACGTATACCGGGGAGAAAATGGGCTGCTGTTCAGAATGCTTTAAAGGAAAATATGCCGGCAGAGGGCGGTCCGGCCCCGGTGAAAAATGATTATTCTCTGCTTTCAGGTATGATACGGTGCAGCCAATGCGGCAGCCGTATGTTTGCAAAGCGCCGTACAGGCAGAGAAGCAAACCGCAGAGTGTATGACTACATCTGCGGCAGCAAAATACAGGGCGGCAGGAAGGCCTGCAGCTGCCAGAACATCAGCGGTCGGCAGGCAGATGACGCAGTATGCCGGTTTCTGAGGGAATATGCGTCAGAAGACGGAGGGCTGTGCAGGATGCTGGAAAGGTTGAAAGACAGGCTGCAAAAACAGTTACAGAGGCAGCCTCAGGGAAACCGGCCTGGCAGCATAGCAGCTCAGATTGACAGATGCAGGGCAGAGATGAATCAGCTCATGAACAGCTTGGCGGAAGGGCAGCTCTGTTCTGCATTTATACGGCAGGTAAATGGGCGGATTGGAGAACTTGACCAAAAGCTCTCACGGCTCCTTCAGGAGAGACAACGGCAGGAGGCCGTCCGTCTGCCGGATGACCGGGAGGAGGCGTCCGGCATCCTGTCAGGTGGGCATTATGCGCTGAAGGATCAGATAGCTGTCCTGTCTGTCCGTGACAAACGGCAGCTGCTGCGTCTGATGGCTGAGAAGGTACTATGGGATGGCGAGCGGCTGCATATTTACATGAGGTAA
- a CDS encoding nucleoside recognition domain-containing protein has protein sequence MIAILTMFFGGMAGGALGSVVPALLLTAVILLGIFMTFLATKLLSHTVLKGMPSSFTLELPPYRRPQVGKILLRSLLDRTLFVLGRAAAVAAPAGLLIWVMANCRVGGVTLLNHCASFLDPFAHLMGMDGIILMAFILGFPANEIVVPIIIMAYTAQGSLLELATLSEMKQLFVSHGWTWITAVSVLLFSLMHWPCSTTFLTIRKETGSWKWTAAAMLLPAAAGIGICMGFTAAVRLLSSCLF, from the coding sequence TTGATTGCAATATTGACTATGTTTTTCGGCGGTATGGCAGGCGGAGCCCTTGGCTCGGTGGTTCCCGCGCTACTGCTTACTGCCGTAATCCTGCTCGGTATCTTCATGACCTTTCTGGCAACTAAGCTATTGTCCCATACGGTTCTGAAAGGAATGCCATCGTCCTTCACGCTGGAGCTGCCTCCCTACCGGAGGCCCCAGGTGGGCAAAATCCTGCTTCGTTCCCTGCTGGACCGGACTCTGTTCGTCCTGGGCAGGGCAGCGGCTGTTGCAGCTCCGGCTGGACTCCTGATCTGGGTGATGGCAAACTGCCGGGTGGGCGGGGTGACGCTTTTAAATCACTGTGCTTCGTTCCTGGATCCTTTTGCCCATCTCATGGGCATGGACGGCATCATATTAATGGCGTTCATCCTGGGCTTTCCTGCAAATGAAATTGTGGTGCCGATCATTATAATGGCATATACCGCCCAGGGAAGCCTTCTGGAGCTGGCAACCCTGTCTGAAATGAAGCAGCTGTTTGTCAGTCACGGCTGGACCTGGATCACAGCCGTCAGCGTCCTGCTGTTCTCACTCATGCACTGGCCCTGCTCTACCACCTTCCTGACCATACGAAAAGAAACAGGCAGCTGGAAATGGACGGCAGCGGCCATGCTCCTTCCGGCCGCAGCAGGGATCGGTATCTGCATGGGATTTACAGCTGCGGTGAGGCTGCTGTCTTCCTGTTTGTTTTAA